A single region of the Anaerococcus urinomassiliensis genome encodes:
- a CDS encoding helix-turn-helix domain-containing protein, protein MIGEKIKNKRKELNLTQEYLAKELNISRQAVSKWEKGLSEPSMDNLVKLSEIFGVDIDYFKKDEGEDKSPIANIFWDFLYAAIGLIFYLLYYFGIMEGALNKDPRQMPFLILSIFLAISVIAFPQAVKNMGDKLDEIDYFTFSKLILPVIFIISPFIVFYYIFKKEKSNK, encoded by the coding sequence ATGATAGGAGAAAAAATAAAAAATAAAAGAAAAGAATTGAATCTAACCCAGGAATATTTGGCAAAAGAACTAAATATATCAAGACAAGCTGTATCAAAATGGGAAAAAGGACTAAGCGAACCTTCCATGGATAATCTTGTTAAATTATCAGAAATTTTTGGAGTCGATATAGACTACTTCAAAAAAGATGAAGGAGAAGATAAGTCCCCTATAGCAAATATTTTTTGGGATTTCTTATATGCAGCCATTGGACTTATTTTCTATTTACTATATTACTTTGGGATAATGGAGGGAGCCTTAAACAAGGATCCAAGGCAAATGCCGTTTTTAATACTTAGCATTTTTCTAGCCATTTCAGTAATAGCTTTCCCTCAAGCTGTAAAAAATATGGGGGACAAATTAGATGAGATTGATTATTTCACATTTTCAAAATTAATCTTGCCAGTGATTTTTATAATATCACCCTTTATAGTTTTTTATTACATTTTTAAAAAAGAAAAATCTAATAAGTAA
- a CDS encoding ABC transporter substrate-binding protein, which produces MKIKKVFSSLMALGLATTLAACGGNTDSANTEKDNADKATTEDAAAEDKAEEATDEAGEDNAKETTDDQGENTEEDEKASEEVENFEAQTSDDTLVLGKADMNGDYLVGWTNNANDVSVRKLLGIEGNSGYATVVQDENGQWVNNPTVLDGEPKVTENEDGSKTYQYKIKEDLKWSDGEPITADNYLYGNLIFTHPSYIPVTGSTSIGADSLKGYEAYHTGKDADGNDVDFFEGLKKIDDYTFEFTIDSSFLPYFEEAALASADPFPLHAVSENLVLNEDGTKLVAKDGYEPSEEEIQKYKDDLQKQIDNLNADFEENVKAPGADASEDDKAAYEEAKAAHEEEIKILEDKMNGDVDPSLQLIEQAMLNIYNDYRVNPSVVCGPYMFDEFKNNMVKLSLNPNYAGNAKGDKATVPHIIVQTVNTNIAVDLLENGDIDIWESEADGGKIDQMRAAADAGKIKFNEFERSGYGNLTFLTDRGNTKYKEVRQAIAHLMDRNSFVQSYAGGYGVVTNGMYGQSQWMYKEKGADLESDPKMINYQLNIDTANELLDKTPFTFEEDGKTPWDKAKADEAFAADPDGFDYYRYDENGKRLVVNQYGSDDSPITTLISNQLPNNAKQVGMEYNVTAGNFATLMQYYTSPTEDAEYTAFNMGSNFAPIFDPWYQYNSKGSDNKTRTNDPTVDEITEKLRRIAPDDKEAFLDEWMKFQLWYNDYLPEIPLYSNLFHTGYTNRVEGFDVNTPTWQFADQVNAITIAK; this is translated from the coding sequence GTGAAAATTAAAAAAGTATTTTCTTCCCTAATGGCACTAGGCTTGGCAACAACTCTAGCAGCTTGTGGAGGAAACACTGATTCAGCTAATACTGAAAAAGATAACGCTGATAAAGCAACAACTGAAGATGCTGCAGCAGAAGATAAAGCTGAAGAAGCAACAGATGAAGCTGGCGAAGATAATGCAAAAGAAACAACTGATGATCAAGGCGAAAATACTGAGGAAGACGAAAAAGCAAGCGAAGAAGTAGAAAACTTTGAAGCTCAAACATCTGACGATACCCTAGTACTTGGTAAAGCTGACATGAACGGCGACTACCTTGTTGGTTGGACAAACAATGCAAATGACGTTAGTGTAAGAAAATTACTAGGTATCGAAGGTAACTCTGGTTACGCTACTGTAGTTCAAGACGAAAATGGTCAATGGGTAAATAACCCGACCGTTCTTGATGGAGAACCAAAAGTTACTGAAAACGAAGACGGTTCAAAAACATATCAATATAAAATCAAAGAAGACCTAAAATGGTCTGATGGTGAGCCAATTACAGCAGATAATTACCTATATGGTAACTTAATCTTTACTCACCCATCATATATACCTGTAACAGGATCTACATCAATAGGTGCTGACTCACTAAAGGGATATGAAGCTTACCACACAGGTAAGGATGCAGATGGCAATGATGTTGACTTCTTTGAAGGTCTAAAGAAAATCGATGACTACACATTCGAATTTACTATTGATAGCTCATTCCTACCATATTTTGAAGAAGCAGCTCTAGCTTCAGCTGACCCATTCCCACTTCATGCAGTAAGTGAAAACCTTGTTCTTAACGAAGATGGTACTAAACTTGTTGCAAAAGATGGTTATGAACCAAGTGAAGAAGAAATCCAAAAATATAAAGATGACCTTCAAAAACAAATCGACAATCTAAATGCAGATTTTGAAGAGAATGTAAAGGCTCCAGGTGCAGATGCATCTGAAGATGATAAAGCAGCTTACGAAGAAGCAAAAGCAGCCCATGAAGAAGAAATAAAAATTCTTGAAGATAAGATGAATGGCGATGTTGACCCAAGCTTACAATTAATCGAACAAGCAATGCTTAACATATACAATGACTATAGGGTAAACCCATCAGTTGTATGTGGACCATATATGTTTGATGAATTCAAAAACAACATGGTTAAACTATCTCTAAACCCTAACTATGCAGGAAATGCTAAGGGTGATAAGGCAACAGTTCCACACATTATAGTACAAACAGTAAACACAAATATTGCTGTTGACCTACTAGAAAATGGCGACATAGATATTTGGGAATCTGAAGCTGATGGTGGTAAGATTGACCAAATGAGAGCTGCAGCTGATGCTGGTAAAATCAAATTTAACGAATTTGAAAGATCTGGATATGGTAACCTTACATTCTTAACAGATAGAGGAAACACAAAATATAAAGAAGTTCGTCAAGCTATCGCTCACTTAATGGATAGAAACTCATTCGTACAATCATATGCTGGTGGTTACGGTGTAGTAACAAACGGTATGTATGGTCAAAGCCAATGGATGTACAAGGAAAAAGGAGCTGACCTAGAAAGCGATCCAAAAATGATCAACTATCAATTAAACATTGATACAGCTAACGAATTACTTGACAAAACACCATTTACATTTGAAGAAGACGGCAAAACTCCATGGGATAAGGCAAAAGCTGACGAAGCATTTGCAGCAGACCCAGATGGATTTGACTACTACAGATACGATGAAAATGGCAAGAGACTAGTTGTAAACCAATACGGTTCTGATGATTCACCAATCACAACACTAATCTCCAACCAACTTCCAAATAACGCTAAACAAGTTGGTATGGAATATAACGTAACAGCTGGTAACTTTGCAACATTAATGCAATACTACACATCTCCAACAGAAGATGCAGAATATACAGCATTTAACATGGGATCTAACTTTGCACCAATCTTTGACCCATGGTATCAATACAACTCAAAGGGTAGTGATAACAAGACAAGAACAAATGACCCAACAGTTGATGAAATTACAGAAAAACTTCGTAGAATCGCTCCAGATGATAAGGAAGCGTTCCTAGACGAATGGATGAAATTCCAACTTTGGTACAATGACTACCTACCAGAAATTCCTCTATACTCTAACCTATTCCACACAGGTTACACAAACAGAGTAGAAGGATTTGATGTAAATACTCCAACATGGCAATTTGCAGATCAAGTTAACGCAATTACAATAGCTAAATAG
- a CDS encoding ABC transporter permease: MLRYIVKRILNLIPVAIIISILLFTFSKAMPGDPIKAMMPQGTRMTKAQEEQLYETLSERYGLNKSYPEQYVRWLGRTLKGDFGESIRVRRDVKEYLKEPLKNTIFLNIGSTIISFVLSILIGIRSATHRGGVFDRLFQTLTLVGLSIPVFFIGLIAIYIFAFKLKWLPANGMPRTNEFKEWVRYLTLPTLTLTIGSLAGLSRYVRNSMLDALNEDYIRTARSKGLKEKTVVYSHAFRNALIPVVTALTWAVLGMFSGSAITERIFSYRGIGNELISAVMAQDYNIILALSMFYAILTLLGNLIMDIAYALVDPRVKLDA; the protein is encoded by the coding sequence ATGCTCCGTTATATAGTAAAGAGAATTTTAAACTTGATACCAGTTGCAATAATCATATCTATATTGCTATTTACTTTCTCTAAAGCTATGCCTGGGGATCCAATCAAGGCCATGATGCCACAAGGAACCCGTATGACTAAGGCACAAGAGGAACAGCTTTATGAGACACTTTCTGAACGTTATGGACTAAATAAGTCCTATCCAGAGCAATATGTTAGATGGTTAGGCAGAACCCTTAAAGGTGACTTTGGTGAGTCAATTAGAGTTAGACGTGATGTGAAAGAATATTTAAAAGAACCACTAAAGAATACTATATTTTTAAATATTGGTTCTACTATTATTTCATTTGTTTTATCGATACTGATAGGTATAAGGTCGGCCACCCATAGGGGAGGGGTCTTTGATAGGCTCTTCCAGACTCTAACACTGGTTGGTTTATCTATCCCAGTATTTTTCATAGGTCTTATTGCGATTTATATTTTTGCATTTAAACTTAAATGGTTACCAGCAAATGGTATGCCTAGGACCAACGAATTTAAAGAATGGGTTAGATACCTAACTCTACCTACTCTTACACTTACTATAGGATCTCTCGCAGGACTTTCTAGATATGTTAGAAACTCAATGCTTGATGCCCTAAACGAAGATTATATTAGAACTGCAAGATCTAAGGGTCTTAAAGAAAAGACTGTTGTCTATTCACATGCCTTTAGAAATGCACTTATTCCAGTAGTTACAGCCCTAACATGGGCAGTATTAGGTATGTTCTCTGGTTCTGCTATTACTGAGAGAATATTCTCATATAGAGGAATTGGTAACGAACTTATTTCTGCAGTTATGGCCCAAGATTACAATATTATATTAGCCCTATCAATGTTTTATGCTATACTTACACTTTTAGGAAACTTGATAATGGATATAGCCTATGCGCTAGTTGATCCAAGGGTTAAACTAGACGCTTAA
- a CDS encoding ABC transporter permease subunit: MNKTLNKSLKSYKKFLKSYLLRGFTFADGIDENEVKKVEDNRLDKEMRENLNGPNPNVGPQGDKSTENKDLKEEAILSPGQVALRNYFRNPLGVIGLIMFLAIILVVFIGSRVLPFNQYYSQGNLTNVAPGGAYMNFPGEMEKEGTKKISMGNTFAVGLTNENNVYVWGSNNEDNITSIPDKVKEGLAGKEIKDVAAGDRHILVATEDDQLYGWGNNSFDQTKIPPMQEAQIKEEGIEKIGAGVQYSAIVTKKKNLVVWGSTMASRLNLIPSTVQGQVEDFDTSPINMIVAKTDGTVQLLGVMGAENQTAMPKELADGSVFVKKVALTSSSAAALDDKGKLYVWGPSRAGISGNNVPEFEAPIVDIQGGDSTFTALDENGKIYTWGMDNYGELNAPDGEFDQIYASYFNQYAVDKEGKIKTWGLNGFRFGSDDQGRDIFTRLIHGGRMTMIIALISTVLQVVLGVLIGMISGFAGGRVDNILMRISEIIASFPFYPMLISLSALLPPGASQTQRITMVMILLGLLGWTGLARLVRGQILAERERDYITAARALGVKNWSIMMKHILPNILSIVIVNATLGYAGNLLTESGLSFLGFGVQEPTPSWGNMLTAAQSSDVLNVYWWRWIFPVLAVFLASFSVNLIGDAMRDAIDPRANER, from the coding sequence ATGAACAAGACACTTAACAAATCATTAAAATCGTATAAGAAATTTTTAAAGTCATATCTCCTTAGAGGCTTTACATTTGCAGATGGAATAGATGAAAACGAAGTTAAAAAAGTAGAAGATAATAGACTAGATAAAGAGATGAGAGAAAATCTCAATGGACCAAATCCAAATGTTGGTCCACAAGGGGATAAGTCTACAGAAAATAAGGACCTAAAGGAAGAGGCAATACTTTCACCAGGTCAAGTAGCACTAAGAAACTACTTTAGAAATCCACTTGGTGTTATTGGACTTATAATGTTTCTTGCTATAATACTAGTTGTATTTATAGGTTCTAGAGTCCTACCTTTTAACCAATACTATTCACAAGGTAACCTTACTAATGTTGCTCCAGGTGGGGCATATATGAATTTCCCTGGTGAAATGGAAAAAGAAGGTACAAAAAAAATCTCAATGGGTAATACCTTTGCTGTTGGTCTTACAAACGAAAACAATGTTTATGTTTGGGGATCAAACAACGAAGATAATATTACATCCATACCTGATAAAGTAAAAGAAGGCCTTGCTGGCAAAGAAATCAAAGATGTGGCAGCTGGTGATAGACATATCCTTGTAGCTACAGAAGATGACCAGCTTTATGGTTGGGGTAACAACTCCTTTGACCAAACAAAGATTCCGCCAATGCAAGAAGCCCAAATCAAAGAAGAAGGTATAGAAAAAATTGGTGCTGGTGTTCAATACTCAGCTATAGTTACCAAAAAGAAAAACCTTGTGGTTTGGGGTTCAACAATGGCCAGCCGTTTGAACTTGATTCCATCAACAGTTCAAGGCCAAGTTGAAGACTTTGATACATCACCAATCAATATGATTGTTGCAAAGACAGATGGAACAGTTCAACTTTTAGGTGTAATGGGCGCAGAAAACCAAACAGCTATGCCAAAAGAATTGGCTGATGGTTCAGTTTTTGTCAAAAAAGTTGCACTAACATCTAGCTCAGCTGCAGCCCTTGATGACAAAGGAAAACTTTATGTTTGGGGACCATCTAGAGCTGGTATTTCTGGAAACAATGTTCCAGAATTTGAGGCTCCAATAGTAGATATCCAAGGTGGAGATTCTACCTTTACAGCCCTTGATGAAAATGGAAAGATTTATACTTGGGGAATGGATAACTATGGTGAATTGAATGCTCCAGATGGAGAATTTGATCAAATATACGCATCCTACTTCAACCAATATGCAGTTGACAAAGAAGGCAAGATCAAAACTTGGGGATTAAACGGATTTAGATTTGGTTCTGATGACCAAGGTCGTGATATTTTCACAAGACTAATCCACGGTGGTCGCATGACTATGATTATCGCCCTAATCTCTACAGTACTTCAAGTAGTTCTTGGTGTACTTATAGGTATGATTTCTGGTTTTGCTGGAGGACGTGTGGATAATATCTTGATGAGAATCTCAGAGATTATAGCATCATTCCCATTTTATCCAATGCTTATCTCTCTATCAGCACTATTGCCACCAGGGGCTAGCCAAACCCAAAGAATTACCATGGTAATGATTCTTCTAGGTTTATTAGGTTGGACAGGACTTGCTCGTCTAGTACGTGGACAAATCCTTGCGGAACGTGAACGTGATTATATTACTGCAGCTCGTGCCCTTGGTGTTAAGAACTGGTCAATTATGATGAAACATATTTTACCAAATATCCTTTCAATCGTTATAGTAAACGCAACACTTGGATATGCTGGTAACTTACTAACAGAATCTGGTTTATCATTCCTAGGTTTTGGTGTACAAGAACCTACTCCATCATGGGGTAATATGTTGACAGCAGCACAAAGCTCTGATGTACTAAACGTCTACTGGTGGAGATGGATATTCCCAGTACTTGCAGTATTCTTAGCATCTTTCTCTGTAAACCTTATAGGTGATGCTATGCGTGACGCTATAGACCCAAGAGCAAATGAGAGATAG
- a CDS encoding ABC transporter ATP-binding protein — translation MRLLEINKLHTYFSTRKGLIKAVNGVSFTIDEGKTLGLVGESGSGKSQTAMSILRLFEPNQKIYEGEILYKGEDLTKYSTKQMEEIRGNEISMIFQEPMSSLNPVFTVEKQISEVLILHRHMTKAEAAKRCEELLASVKIPNPHIVAKQYPFELSGGMNQRVMIAMALACEPKLLIADEPTTALDVTIQAQILRLMNDLKHRLNTSILFITHDLGVINQMADEVAVMYSGQIVEQSPVEFIFKRDITDYNHPYTVALLNSIPSITSDKNERLDIIPGSVPHPLNLPKGCKFADRCKFATEKCINQMPELVSVNENQRIRCHYPNRKERENGNN, via the coding sequence ATGAGATTACTAGAAATAAATAAGCTTCACACATATTTCTCCACAAGAAAAGGCCTAATCAAAGCTGTAAATGGCGTTTCATTTACTATCGATGAAGGAAAAACCCTTGGACTTGTAGGTGAATCTGGTTCTGGAAAAAGCCAAACAGCCATGTCTATCTTAAGGCTGTTTGAACCTAACCAAAAGATCTATGAGGGAGAAATCTTATACAAAGGCGAAGATTTAACAAAATATAGCACAAAACAAATGGAAGAAATCAGGGGAAATGAAATCTCCATGATTTTCCAAGAGCCAATGAGCTCACTAAACCCAGTATTTACTGTTGAAAAGCAAATATCAGAAGTTTTGATTCTTCACAGACATATGACTAAGGCTGAAGCAGCCAAAAGATGTGAGGAGCTCCTTGCATCTGTTAAGATTCCTAACCCACATATTGTTGCTAAACAATATCCATTTGAACTATCAGGTGGTATGAACCAAAGGGTTATGATCGCTATGGCCCTTGCCTGTGAACCAAAGCTACTAATAGCTGACGAGCCTACAACAGCTCTAGACGTAACAATTCAAGCTCAAATCCTAAGGCTAATGAATGACCTAAAGCATAGACTTAACACATCTATCCTATTTATCACTCACGACCTTGGGGTTATCAACCAAATGGCAGATGAAGTAGCGGTTATGTATTCTGGACAAATAGTAGAACAATCTCCAGTAGAATTTATCTTCAAAAGAGATATTACAGACTACAACCACCCATATACAGTAGCCCTACTAAACTCTATACCATCTATAACAAGTGATAAGAATGAGAGATTGGACATTATACCAGGTTCAGTACCACACCCACTAAACCTACCAAAGGGATGTAAATTTGCCGACAGATGTAAATTTGCAACAGAAAAATGTATCAATCAAATGCCTGAACTTGTTTCTGTAAATGAGAATCAAAGAATCAGATGCCATTATCCAAATAGAAAGGAAAGGGAAAATGGAAACAACTAA
- a CDS encoding oligopeptide/dipeptide ABC transporter ATP-binding protein, translating into METTNDKKVLFKIRNLKKYFPLKKKSIFDKGPRDYVHANESITIDIYEGETLGLVGESGCGKSTFGRTLLQIYEQTEGTTLYYGKTIEDIAPEYMGKMIKNIPGQYPNYAKAKEELDAIYTELEGADTDEVRAEINERAMLKRHEIEEKYTNMVRIAGGLLASDDLSKVSNLLEDYYKVLRERAAVLQDIEEFEDKLKMRSRDWDSYHKALENDNKYKELTTKRAELSKKVGEKINIVDEYRQSLSSKEGFEELESLKDSGIDLSELNSEEMRKMRKDLQMIFQDPYGSLDTKITVGNIIGEGVLGHDLFKSRKEAGYNEYIQETMEKCGLAPYFLHRYPHQFSGGQRQRIGIARALALKPSFIVCDEAVSALDVSIQSQIINLLQDLKDQNNLTYLFITHDLSVVKYISDRIGVMYLGVLVELAGTEQIFDKPLHPYTQALLQAIPRTDVDQGQELAVIEGDIPSAVHPPKGCRFHTRCEYAMDICKTYEPELKDYDNGHFVACHLMEVSEEEKQKAYDKNKELKKKQESKLEEMSVL; encoded by the coding sequence ATGGAAACAACTAACGATAAAAAGGTCTTATTCAAGATAAGAAACCTTAAAAAATATTTCCCTTTAAAAAAGAAATCTATATTTGATAAGGGACCAAGAGACTATGTTCATGCCAACGAATCTATCACAATAGATATCTACGAAGGTGAAACCCTAGGCCTAGTTGGGGAATCTGGTTGTGGTAAATCTACATTTGGTAGAACTCTTTTACAAATCTACGAACAAACTGAAGGAACCACCCTATATTATGGCAAAACAATAGAAGATATTGCTCCAGAATATATGGGCAAAATGATTAAAAATATACCAGGCCAATATCCAAACTATGCCAAAGCAAAAGAGGAATTGGATGCTATATACACTGAGCTAGAAGGTGCCGATACTGACGAAGTACGTGCAGAAATAAACGAACGCGCTATGCTAAAACGTCACGAAATTGAAGAAAAATACACCAATATGGTAAGAATTGCCGGTGGATTACTAGCAAGTGATGACCTATCTAAGGTATCAAACCTTCTAGAAGACTATTACAAAGTCTTAAGAGAAAGAGCAGCAGTCCTACAAGACATAGAAGAATTCGAAGACAAGCTCAAAATGAGATCTCGTGATTGGGATTCCTACCACAAAGCTTTGGAAAATGACAACAAATACAAGGAACTAACCACAAAAAGAGCAGAACTTTCAAAAAAAGTCGGCGAAAAAATAAACATAGTCGATGAATATAGACAAAGTCTAAGCTCAAAAGAAGGATTCGAAGAACTAGAAAGCCTCAAAGACAGCGGTATAGACTTATCTGAACTAAACTCAGAAGAAATGAGAAAAATGAGAAAAGACCTACAAATGATCTTCCAAGACCCATACGGATCTTTGGATACAAAAATCACTGTAGGAAATATCATCGGTGAAGGTGTACTAGGACACGATTTATTCAAATCTAGAAAAGAAGCTGGATACAACGAATATATCCAAGAAACCATGGAAAAATGTGGACTGGCACCATACTTCCTTCACAGATATCCTCACCAATTCTCAGGTGGACAAAGACAAAGAATTGGTATAGCCAGAGCCCTTGCCCTCAAACCAAGCTTTATAGTTTGTGATGAGGCAGTAAGTGCCCTAGACGTATCAATCCAATCACAAATTATAAACCTACTCCAAGACCTAAAAGATCAAAACAACCTAACATACCTATTCATCACCCACGACCTATCAGTAGTAAAATACATCTCTGATAGAATAGGAGTAATGTACCTTGGAGTACTAGTAGAACTTGCAGGCACAGAGCAAATCTTTGACAAACCACTACACCCATACACACAAGCTTTATTACAAGCCATCCCAAGAACTGACGTGGACCAAGGCCAAGAACTTGCTGTAATAGAAGGGGACATCCCATCAGCAGTACACCCACCAAAGGGTTGCCGTTTCCACACCAGATGTGAGTATGCTATGGACATATGTAAAACTTATGAGCCAGAACTCAAAGACTACGACAATGGCCACTTTGTAGCTTGTCACTTGATGGAAGTAAGCGAAGAAGAAAAACAAAAAGCTTACGATAAAAACAAGGAACTAAAGAAAAAACAAGAATCAAAATTAGAAGAGATGAGTGTTTTATGA
- a CDS encoding helix-turn-helix transcriptional regulator: protein MEVQIENRIAEFRKEKGLSQHKLATAVGLKRRSIMAYENNTISPTLETAYKICKVLDKDIKEVFIFK, encoded by the coding sequence GTGGAAGTTCAAATAGAAAATAGAATTGCAGAATTTAGAAAGGAAAAAGGCCTATCTCAGCATAAGCTAGCAACTGCTGTTGGCCTAAAAAGAAGATCAATCATGGCCTATGAAAACAACACCATAAGCCCAACGCTTGAAACAGCCTACAAAATCTGCAAGGTCCTAGACAAAGATATCAAAGAAGTATTTATTTTTAAATAG
- a CDS encoding histidine kinase: MGLLFNDKNEIKAKVEENFNDNKNFLVAMKHNDTKTGLAKLMLSSILYIMDSTRTFILYFSPKGIYEKEISNSSRGNFTLLPANEIEDFEIEEKSNKTIINFLHLGKKMSYEIPYKGKICTTNEENLQILKANNWNMI; this comes from the coding sequence ATGGGACTATTATTTAACGATAAAAATGAGATAAAAGCAAAGGTCGAAGAAAACTTTAACGATAATAAAAATTTCCTGGTGGCAATGAAACATAATGATACAAAAACAGGGCTAGCTAAACTTATGCTTAGTAGTATACTTTACATTATGGATTCTACTAGAACATTTATCCTATACTTCAGCCCAAAAGGCATATACGAAAAAGAAATAAGCAATTCAAGTAGGGGAAATTTTACCCTGTTGCCAGCTAATGAAATAGAAGACTTTGAAATAGAAGAAAAATCTAATAAAACTATTATAAACTTCCTACACTTAGGCAAAAAGATGAGCTATGAAATTCCTTATAAGGGCAAGATTTGCACAACTAACGAGGAAAACTTGCAAATCTTAAAGGCAAATAATTGGAATATGATTTAA
- a CDS encoding AIM24 family protein: MYKIDNFLNNDDIDVTYKMGAFRVAEYKRDLSVTKETAQREYFASQMGVRLKQLVCDLKQGPVTVQAGSMQWMIGDVNASSGIKGVGDLIGKSLRSTVTKETAVKPEYHGTGMIVLEPTYKYIILIDVGAWNGSIVLEDGYYLASEASLQHKIATRSSFSSAVAGGEGLFNLSLKGDGVVALESPVARNELIEIDLVDDELKIDGSFAIAWSGSLKFTVERSTSSLVGSAVSGEGLVNVYRGTGKVLMAPVDFN, translated from the coding sequence ATGTATAAAATTGATAATTTTCTAAACAATGATGATATTGACGTAACTTACAAGATGGGTGCTTTTAGAGTTGCTGAGTACAAAAGAGACTTATCAGTTACCAAGGAAACTGCACAAAGAGAATACTTTGCCTCACAGATGGGTGTTAGGTTAAAACAACTAGTATGTGACCTAAAACAAGGCCCAGTTACTGTACAGGCGGGTTCTATGCAATGGATGATAGGAGATGTAAACGCAAGTTCTGGTATCAAAGGAGTTGGTGATCTTATAGGAAAAAGTTTGAGAAGTACAGTTACCAAGGAAACTGCTGTAAAACCAGAATACCATGGGACAGGCATGATAGTCCTAGAACCTACCTACAAATATATAATTCTTATTGATGTTGGGGCTTGGAATGGATCAATAGTTCTAGAAGATGGATATTATTTGGCAAGTGAAGCGAGTCTCCAACACAAAATAGCAACAAGAAGCTCATTTTCATCTGCTGTTGCCGGAGGAGAGGGACTATTCAACCTAAGCCTAAAAGGAGATGGTGTAGTTGCCCTTGAGTCACCAGTCGCTAGAAATGAACTAATCGAAATCGATTTAGTTGATGATGAACTAAAAATAGATGGGTCATTTGCCATAGCTTGGTCGGGATCATTGAAATTTACAGTAGAACGCTCAACAAGTTCACTAGTGGGATCGGCAGTAAGTGGAGAAGGCTTGGTGAATGTATACAGAGGAACAGGCAAAGTTTTGATGGCTCCTGTTGACTTTAATTAA
- a CDS encoding glutaredoxin family protein produces the protein MKSEDSQFELYFKPDCPYCLKVLNFFRENDIEKFPSYNIEDATCGDENKKKLEEVGGKVQVPCLVIDGKAMYESDDIIEYAKENLL, from the coding sequence ATGAAAAGTGAAGACTCACAGTTTGAGCTATATTTTAAGCCAGATTGTCCATATTGCTTGAAGGTGTTAAATTTCTTTAGAGAAAATGACATTGAAAAATTCCCATCATATAACATAGAAGATGCGACTTGTGGAGATGAAAATAAGAAGAAGTTAGAAGAAGTCGGAGGAAAGGTCCAGGTACCATGTCTTGTTATAGATGGTAAGGCAATGTATGAATCTGACGATATAATTGAATACGCAAAAGAAAATCTTCTTTAA